A region from the Lysobacter antibioticus genome encodes:
- the nrdR gene encoding transcriptional regulator NrdR: MHCPFCQHVDTRVIDSRVSDDGATIRRRRVCEACGERFSTIETIELKLPVIIKGDGRREAFDARKLRAGFDRALQKRPVSEEQIESAVRAVVHQLRMTAERELASRRVGEFVMAELRKLDHVGYVRFASVYRSFEDVADFREELDRLERDIPGEGQLPLLGEDEPRPDKKKR; the protein is encoded by the coding sequence ATGCATTGCCCTTTCTGCCAGCACGTGGACACCCGGGTCATCGATTCGCGCGTGTCCGACGACGGCGCGACCATCCGCCGCCGTCGCGTCTGCGAGGCCTGCGGGGAGCGTTTCAGCACGATCGAGACGATCGAACTCAAGCTGCCGGTCATCATCAAGGGCGACGGCCGCCGCGAGGCCTTCGACGCGCGCAAGCTGCGCGCCGGTTTCGACCGCGCCCTGCAGAAGCGGCCGGTCTCGGAAGAACAGATCGAATCGGCGGTGCGCGCGGTGGTCCACCAATTGCGCATGACCGCCGAGCGCGAACTCGCCTCGCGCCGGGTCGGCGAGTTCGTCATGGCCGAGTTGCGCAAGCTCGACCACGTCGGCTACGTGCGTTTCGCCTCGGTCTATCGCTCGTTCGAAGACGTCGCCGATTTCCGCGAAGAGCTCGACCGGCTCGAACGCGATATCCCCGGCGAGGGGCAACTGCCCTTGCTCGGCGAGGACGAGCCGCGTCCGGACAAGAAGAAGCGCTGA
- the nusB gene encoding transcription antitermination factor NusB: MSRHNRKDGIDPVARSRARRRALQAVYAWQLSGSRVNDVIGQFAHEQAHEVADLDYFEDLVRGVDKHQEELDVALAPFLDRDVEQVDPIERAALRIAAYELRHRLDVPYRVVINEAIETVKRFGAEHGHTYVNGVLDHAAADWRATEFAASKKR; this comes from the coding sequence ATGAGCAGACACAACAGAAAAGATGGAATCGACCCCGTCGCGCGCTCGCGCGCCCGCCGCCGCGCGCTGCAGGCCGTGTACGCCTGGCAGTTGTCGGGTTCGCGGGTCAACGACGTGATCGGCCAGTTCGCCCACGAACAGGCCCACGAAGTCGCCGACCTCGATTACTTCGAGGACTTGGTGCGCGGCGTCGACAAGCATCAGGAAGAGCTGGACGTCGCCCTGGCGCCGTTCCTCGACCGCGATGTCGAGCAGGTCGACCCGATCGAACGCGCCGCGCTGCGTATCGCCGCCTACGAACTGCGTCATCGCCTCGACGTGCCGTATCGCGTGGTGATCAACGAGGCGATCGAAACGGTCAAGCGCTTCGGCGCCGAGCACGGCCACACCTACGTCAACGGCGTGCTCGACCATGCCGCCGCCGACTGGCGCGCGACCGAGTTCGCGGCGTCGAAGAAGCGCTGA
- the ribB gene encoding 3,4-dihydroxy-2-butanone-4-phosphate synthase, with the protein MNFATVPELLEEIRAGRMVVIVDDEDRENEGDLIMAAELVRPADINFMVTHARGLVCLSLMRERCLQLGLGPMVRDNTSSHHTNFTVSIEAAEGVTTGISAYDRAHTVRTAVRPDAKPSDLAQPGHIFPLMSQPGGVLSRAGHTEAASDLALLAGLEPAGVLVEVLNADGSMARRPQLEAFAAEHGLKIGSIEELIRYRLATEHTVERVDARTIETEHGPFRLLSYRDRLTHALHFALQRGEPDANLPTLVRVHIQNPLADALHWRRPDFGPAVGDVLAAIAREGSGALVVLADHADPETLLARVREAAPEAAHDGAGGDEAAHTTVPVPTRGHALAEWRRNGAGGQILADLGLGKLRVLGTPRRQIGLAGFGLEVVEYVDIAKLG; encoded by the coding sequence ATGAATTTCGCCACCGTCCCCGAACTGCTCGAGGAAATCCGCGCCGGCCGCATGGTCGTGATCGTCGACGACGAAGACCGCGAGAACGAAGGCGACCTGATCATGGCCGCCGAACTGGTGCGTCCGGCCGACATCAACTTCATGGTCACGCATGCGCGCGGCCTGGTGTGTCTGTCGCTGATGCGCGAGCGCTGCCTGCAGCTCGGCCTCGGGCCGATGGTGCGCGACAACACCTCCTCGCACCATACCAACTTCACCGTCAGCATCGAGGCCGCCGAGGGTGTGACCACCGGCATCTCGGCCTACGACCGCGCCCACACCGTGCGCACCGCGGTGCGCCCCGACGCCAAGCCCTCCGATCTGGCCCAGCCCGGACACATCTTCCCGCTGATGTCGCAGCCCGGCGGCGTGCTCAGCCGCGCCGGCCACACCGAGGCGGCGAGCGATCTGGCCCTGCTCGCGGGCCTGGAACCGGCCGGCGTGCTGGTCGAGGTGCTCAACGCCGACGGCAGCATGGCGCGTCGCCCGCAGTTGGAGGCGTTCGCCGCCGAGCACGGGCTCAAGATCGGCTCGATCGAGGAGCTGATCCGTTATCGCCTCGCCACCGAGCACACGGTCGAGCGCGTCGATGCGCGCACCATCGAGACCGAGCACGGCCCGTTCCGCCTGCTGAGCTATCGCGACCGCCTGACCCATGCGCTGCATTTCGCCCTGCAGCGCGGCGAGCCGGATGCGAACCTGCCAACCCTGGTGCGCGTGCATATCCAGAACCCGCTCGCCGATGCCCTGCATTGGCGCCGGCCGGACTTCGGCCCGGCGGTCGGCGACGTGCTGGCGGCGATCGCCCGCGAGGGCAGCGGGGCGCTGGTGGTGTTGGCCGATCACGCCGACCCCGAAACCTTGCTGGCGCGGGTGCGCGAGGCCGCACCCGAAGCCGCGCACGATGGCGCTGGCGGCGACGAGGCCGCCCACACCACCGTGCCGGTGCCGACCCGCGGCCATGCACTGGCCGAGTGGCGCCGCAACGGTGCCGGCGGGCAGATCCTGGCCGACCTCGGCCTGGGCAAGCTGCGCGTGCTCGGCACCCCGCGGCGGCAGATCGGCCTGGCCGGCTTCGGCCTGGAAGTGGTCGAGTACGTCGACATCGCCAAGCTGGGCTGA
- the thiL gene encoding thiamine-phosphate kinase, producing the protein MSAAEFDLIARIRARIGAGLAAREDVVLGIGDDAALLQPPAGQQLVVATDTLNRGVHFADDAAPADIGWKALAVNLSDLAAMGASPAWCTLSLSLPADADTPPAAFVDGFLDGFMQLAARHRVALVGGDTTRGPLSVCVTVLGFVEPGAALRRDGAQVGDEVWVTGTLGDAAAALALAGVVPYREHEVRRNDGDADTASARLFERLQRPTPRVSAGRALRSLAHAGIDVSDGLLADLGHVCAASGVDACIDADALPVSRALAAACIGDARRTLQLSGGDDYELCFTAPSGRRTAIEQALSRVDSTARVIGRIEARQADAECAVRVHTSDGSVWTPARKGYQHFG; encoded by the coding sequence ATGAGCGCAGCCGAGTTCGACCTGATCGCCCGCATCCGCGCCCGCATCGGCGCCGGCCTGGCGGCGCGCGAGGACGTGGTGCTCGGCATCGGCGACGACGCCGCGTTGTTGCAGCCGCCCGCCGGCCAACAACTCGTCGTCGCCACCGACACCCTCAACCGCGGCGTGCATTTCGCCGACGATGCCGCGCCGGCCGACATCGGCTGGAAAGCGCTGGCGGTGAATCTGTCCGACCTCGCCGCGATGGGTGCGAGCCCGGCCTGGTGCACCTTGTCGCTGTCCTTGCCGGCCGATGCGGACACGCCGCCGGCAGCGTTCGTCGACGGCTTTCTCGACGGTTTTATGCAACTCGCCGCCCGACACCGCGTCGCCCTGGTCGGTGGCGATACCACCCGCGGTCCCTTGTCGGTGTGCGTGACCGTGCTCGGTTTCGTCGAACCCGGCGCGGCGCTGCGTCGCGATGGCGCGCAGGTCGGCGACGAGGTCTGGGTCACCGGTACGCTCGGCGATGCCGCCGCGGCGCTGGCGCTGGCCGGCGTCGTGCCGTATCGCGAACACGAAGTGCGGCGCAACGACGGCGATGCGGACACCGCCTCGGCGCGATTGTTCGAGCGCCTGCAGCGGCCGACACCGCGGGTGAGCGCCGGCCGTGCTTTGCGCAGCCTGGCCCATGCCGGCATCGATGTTTCCGATGGCTTGCTGGCCGATCTCGGCCACGTCTGCGCCGCGTCCGGTGTGGACGCGTGCATCGACGCGGATGCTTTGCCGGTGTCGCGCGCCTTGGCCGCGGCCTGTATCGGCGACGCGCGCAGGACCTTGCAACTGAGTGGTGGCGACGATTACGAACTGTGTTTCACCGCGCCGTCGGGTCGACGCACGGCGATAGAACAGGCTTTGAGCCGGGTCGATTCGACCGCGCGGGTGATCGGCCGGATCGAAGCGCGGCAAGCGGATGCGGAGTGCGCGGTGCGCGTGCACACGAGCGATGGCTCGGTGTGGACGCCGGCCCGGAAGGGATACCAACACTTCGGTTGA
- the glyA gene encoding serine hydroxymethyltransferase, translating to MFPSHTRIAGFDDELAQAIAAEVRRQEDHVELIASENYASPRVLEAQGSVLTNKYAEGYPGKRYYGGCEFVDIAEQLAIDRAKELFGADYANVQPHSGSQANQAVYFALLNPGDTILGMSLAHGGHLTHGAKVNASGKLFNAVQYGVNDQGLIDYDEVERLAVEHKPKMVVAGFSAYSQVVDWARFRAIADKIGAILFVDMAHVAGLIAAGVYPSPLPHAHVVTSTTHKTLRGPRGGIIVAKDPSEDLVKKLQSIVFPGIQGGPLMHVIAAKAVAFKEALEPEFKEYQAQVVKNAQAMAKTITARGYKIVSGGTQNHLMLVDMIGKGITGKDAEAALGLAHITVNKNAVPNDPQKPFVTSGLRIGTPAVTTRGYKEADCVALAEWICDVLDNPKDEKVIAGVRENVTKQCAQFPVYG from the coding sequence ATGTTCCCGAGCCACACCCGTATTGCCGGATTTGACGATGAACTCGCCCAGGCCATCGCCGCCGAGGTCCGTCGCCAGGAAGACCACGTCGAGCTGATCGCTTCGGAAAACTACGCCAGCCCGCGCGTCCTCGAAGCCCAGGGCAGCGTCCTGACCAACAAGTACGCCGAGGGTTATCCGGGCAAGCGCTATTACGGCGGTTGCGAATTCGTCGACATCGCCGAGCAACTGGCGATCGACCGCGCCAAGGAACTGTTCGGCGCCGACTACGCCAACGTCCAGCCGCATTCGGGCTCGCAGGCCAACCAGGCGGTGTATTTCGCCCTGCTCAACCCGGGCGACACCATCCTCGGCATGAGCCTGGCCCACGGCGGCCACCTCACCCACGGCGCCAAGGTCAACGCCAGCGGCAAGCTGTTCAACGCCGTGCAGTACGGCGTCAACGATCAGGGCCTGATCGATTACGACGAAGTCGAGCGCCTGGCGGTCGAGCACAAGCCGAAGATGGTCGTGGCCGGCTTCAGCGCCTACTCGCAGGTCGTCGACTGGGCGCGCTTCCGCGCCATCGCCGACAAGATCGGCGCCATCCTGTTCGTCGACATGGCCCACGTCGCCGGCCTGATCGCCGCGGGCGTCTATCCGAGCCCGCTGCCGCACGCTCACGTCGTCACCTCGACCACCCACAAGACCTTGCGCGGCCCGCGCGGCGGCATCATCGTCGCTAAGGACCCGTCCGAGGACCTGGTCAAGAAGCTGCAGAGCATCGTCTTCCCGGGCATCCAGGGCGGTCCGCTGATGCACGTGATCGCGGCCAAGGCGGTCGCGTTCAAGGAAGCGCTGGAGCCGGAATTCAAGGAATACCAGGCCCAAGTCGTCAAGAACGCCCAGGCGATGGCCAAGACCATCACCGCGCGCGGCTACAAGATCGTGTCCGGCGGCACCCAGAACCACCTGATGCTGGTCGACATGATCGGCAAGGGCATCACCGGCAAGGACGCGGAAGCCGCGCTCGGCCTGGCCCACATCACGGTCAACAAGAACGCCGTGCCGAACGACCCGCAAAAGCCCTTCGTCACTTCGGGCCTGCGCATCGGCACCCCGGCGGTCACCACCCGCGGCTACAAGGAAGCCGATTGCGTCGCCCTGGCCGAATGGATCTGCGACGTGCTCGACAACCCGAAGGACGAAAAGGTCATCGCCGGGGTGCGCGAGAACGTGACCAAGCAGTGCGCCCAGTTCCCGGTGTACGGCTGA
- the ribH gene encoding 6,7-dimethyl-8-ribityllumazine synthase has translation MPHYEGDLRSPEGARYAIIASRWNPRITDTLVAGARKTFAEHGVAEDAIDVVRVPGAWELPVVAARLAVAGQHAAVVALGCVVRGDTRHYEQVADGCSDGLMRVSLDYGLPIANGVLAVERHEDAEARAGGNHGNKGEEAALAALEMSHLLGQLP, from the coding sequence ATGCCCCATTACGAAGGCGACCTGCGCAGCCCCGAGGGCGCGCGCTACGCCATCATCGCCAGCCGCTGGAACCCGCGCATCACCGACACCCTGGTCGCCGGCGCCCGCAAGACCTTCGCCGAGCACGGCGTCGCCGAGGACGCCATCGACGTGGTCCGAGTCCCCGGCGCCTGGGAATTGCCGGTGGTCGCCGCGCGCCTGGCCGTGGCCGGCCAGCACGCCGCCGTGGTCGCGCTCGGCTGCGTCGTGCGCGGCGATACCCGCCATTACGAACAAGTCGCCGACGGTTGCTCCGACGGGCTGATGCGCGTCTCGCTCGACTACGGCCTGCCGATCGCCAACGGCGTGCTGGCGGTCGAACGTCACGAGGATGCCGAGGCCCGCGCCGGCGGCAATCACGGCAACAAGGGCGAGGAAGCGGCGCTCGCCGCCCTCGAAATGAGTCATCTGCTGGGGCAATTGCCATGA
- a CDS encoding riboflavin synthase, giving the protein MFTGIIEGVGSLAATQDLGGDVRLRIATGTLDFSAPKLGESIAVNGVCLTVISFDEASFEADASTETLSLTTLGALKHGAIVNLERAMRPTDRLGGHMVSGHVDGVGAVLSVHEDARAQRWRFRAPAALLRYIAKKGSICVDGVSLTVNEVDDEGFEVALIPHTVEHTAFAQTAVGDAVNLEIDVVARYVERLLGARQADTHAAGAAA; this is encoded by the coding sequence ATGTTCACCGGCATCATCGAAGGCGTCGGCTCGCTCGCCGCCACTCAAGACCTCGGCGGCGACGTGCGCCTGCGCATCGCCACCGGCACGCTCGATTTCAGCGCGCCCAAGCTTGGCGAGAGCATCGCCGTCAACGGCGTCTGCCTGACCGTGATTTCGTTCGACGAGGCCTCGTTCGAGGCCGACGCCTCCACCGAGACCTTGTCGCTGACCACCCTCGGCGCGCTCAAGCACGGCGCCATCGTCAACCTCGAACGGGCGATGCGCCCGACCGACCGCCTCGGCGGCCACATGGTCAGCGGCCACGTCGACGGCGTCGGCGCGGTGCTGAGCGTGCACGAAGACGCACGCGCCCAGCGTTGGCGTTTCCGCGCGCCGGCCGCATTGCTGCGCTACATCGCCAAGAAGGGTTCGATCTGCGTCGACGGCGTCAGCCTGACCGTCAACGAAGTCGACGACGAAGGCTTCGAGGTCGCCTTGATCCCGCACACCGTCGAGCACACTGCGTTCGCGCAGACCGCGGTCGGCGATGCGGTCAACCTGGAAATCGATGTGGTCGCGCGTTACGTCGAGCGCTTGCTCGGCGCACGCCAGGCCGACACCCACGCCGCTGGAGCCGCTGCATGA
- a CDS encoding FAD-binding oxidoreductase: MTALPDELQRELSGLLGEAWLTDPGERLAYAYDNSRRHAMPDAVALPRTREQVLALVRACRRHRVPVIARGRGTNTTGASVPVAGGVVVSFERMNRILEIRPGDRCAIVEPGVLNGDLQTALKSHGLFWPPDPTSAAFSTVGGNLACNAGGPRAVKYGASRDNVLAVTAVTGAGELIVCGTATTKGSTGYDLHRLLVGSEGTLALIVEASLRLTPAAPARAALRAIYRDVSAAAQAVARLMAQPVTPSMLEFMDARAVQLARDVGGADLPAEAGALLMIEADGDAQTLPHSIDALKRAAQGDGLISLDDASDEAARERLWAARKALSPSLRTLAPGKINEDVVVPVSRIPELVDGVQALAREFDLPIVCFGHAGNGNLHVNLLYDPADDAQSERAHAAMSRVFALALALGGTLSGEHGIGLAKREFMPQAVDAATLALMRQLKQVFDPDGILNPGKLLPDP, encoded by the coding sequence ATGACCGCCCTGCCCGACGAACTGCAACGCGAGTTGTCGGGCCTGCTCGGCGAAGCCTGGTTGACCGATCCCGGCGAACGCCTCGCTTACGCCTACGACAACTCGCGCCGCCACGCGATGCCCGATGCGGTGGCGCTGCCGCGCACGCGCGAACAGGTGCTCGCGCTGGTGCGCGCCTGCCGTCGCCACCGCGTACCGGTGATCGCGCGCGGGCGCGGCACCAACACCACCGGCGCCTCGGTGCCGGTCGCCGGCGGCGTGGTGGTTTCGTTCGAGCGCATGAACCGCATCCTTGAGATCCGCCCGGGCGACCGCTGCGCGATCGTCGAACCCGGCGTGCTCAACGGCGATCTGCAGACCGCGCTGAAGTCGCACGGCCTGTTCTGGCCGCCCGACCCGACCAGCGCCGCCTTCAGCACGGTCGGCGGCAACCTGGCCTGCAATGCCGGTGGGCCGCGCGCGGTGAAGTACGGCGCCAGCCGCGACAACGTGCTCGCGGTAACCGCGGTGACCGGCGCCGGCGAACTGATCGTCTGCGGTACTGCGACCACGAAGGGCTCCACCGGCTACGACCTGCATCGCCTGCTGGTCGGCAGCGAAGGCACCCTGGCCTTGATCGTCGAGGCGAGCCTGCGCTTGACCCCTGCGGCTCCGGCGCGCGCGGCCTTGCGCGCGATCTACCGCGACGTTTCGGCGGCGGCGCAAGCGGTGGCGCGGCTGATGGCGCAACCGGTCACGCCGTCGATGCTCGAATTCATGGACGCGCGTGCGGTGCAACTGGCACGCGATGTCGGCGGCGCCGATCTGCCCGCGGAGGCCGGCGCCCTGCTGATGATCGAGGCCGACGGCGATGCGCAGACCCTGCCGCATTCGATCGATGCCTTGAAACGCGCGGCGCAAGGCGACGGCCTGATCTCGCTCGACGACGCCAGCGACGAAGCCGCGCGCGAAAGGCTATGGGCCGCGCGCAAGGCGCTGTCGCCGTCGCTGCGCACACTGGCGCCGGGCAAGATCAACGAAGACGTGGTGGTGCCGGTGTCGCGCATCCCCGAGTTGGTCGACGGCGTGCAAGCGCTGGCGCGCGAGTTCGATCTGCCGATCGTCTGCTTCGGCCATGCCGGCAACGGCAACCTGCACGTCAACCTGCTCTACGACCCGGCCGACGATGCGCAGAGCGAACGCGCCCATGCGGCGATGTCGCGGGTGTTCGCCCTGGCCCTGGCGCTCGGCGGCACCCTGTCCGGCGAACACGGCATCGGCCTGGCCAAGCGCGAGTTCATGCCGCAGGCGGTCGATGCCGCCACGCTGGCGCTGATGCGTCAATTGAAGCAGGTGTTCGACCCCGACGGCATCCTCAACCCGGGCAAGTTGTTGCCGGACCCATAG
- a CDS encoding class I SAM-dependent methyltransferase, whose protein sequence is MSGNAFKDHFSALAGAYAAARPEYPESLFDLIAAQVPATARVWEAGCGSGQATRGLAARFAQVHATEPSAQQIEQHWAHDAALRGSGNVSLAIEPAERTDQADASVQLIAVAQALHWFERERFFAECERVLAPGGVLAAWGYCDFLAPEGMVGAVADFREQIEEYWPPERVQIEQRYAGYEWPFPALPAPAMWLEAEWGLRRFLGYLNSMSATARCRAATGEDPVARHGPALSAAWGASGDVRTLQWPLFLHLRRKPG, encoded by the coding sequence ATGAGCGGCAATGCGTTCAAGGATCATTTTTCCGCGCTCGCCGGTGCCTACGCGGCGGCACGGCCCGAGTATCCCGAGTCTTTGTTCGACCTGATCGCGGCCCAGGTACCGGCGACGGCGCGAGTCTGGGAGGCCGGTTGCGGCAGCGGCCAGGCCACGCGCGGCCTGGCGGCGCGCTTCGCCCAGGTCCATGCGACCGAGCCGAGTGCGCAACAGATCGAACAACACTGGGCGCATGACGCCGCCTTGCGCGGCAGCGGCAACGTCAGCCTGGCGATCGAACCGGCGGAGCGCACCGACCAAGCCGATGCGAGCGTGCAGCTGATCGCGGTCGCGCAAGCGTTGCACTGGTTCGAGCGCGAACGTTTCTTTGCCGAATGTGAACGCGTGTTGGCGCCCGGCGGCGTGCTCGCGGCCTGGGGCTACTGCGATTTTCTGGCGCCGGAGGGCATGGTCGGCGCGGTCGCCGACTTCCGCGAGCAGATCGAGGAATATTGGCCGCCGGAGCGGGTCCAGATCGAACAGCGTTATGCCGGTTACGAATGGCCGTTCCCGGCCTTGCCGGCGCCAGCCATGTGGCTGGAGGCGGAGTGGGGGCTGCGGCGCTTTCTCGGCTATTTGAACAGCATGTCGGCGACGGCGCGCTGCCGCGCGGCCACCGGCGAAGACCCGGTCGCGCGCCATGGGCCGGCCCTGTCGGCGGCCTGGGGCGCATCGGGTGATGTGCGGACCCTGCAATGGCCGCTGTTCCTGCATTTGCGGCGCAAGCCGGGCTGA
- the lpxO gene encoding lipid A hydroxylase LpxO: MVKWVFVFLFLASAVYVHLRGRVRHRLGRQLLDHSTFMAPINVLMYACSRVPTTAFLSPDQHFPELEPLRARWRDIRTEALHLRAIQQIKAADGYNDVGFNSFFRRGWKRFYLKWYDDAHPSAAELCPVTTELLRQIPGVKAAMFTELPPGGELRPHRDPYAGSLRLHLGLDTPNDDACFIDVDGTRYSWRDGEWTMFDETYIHWAQNGSEQNRIILFCDIERPMRWGWARGLNRFIAKNLIAAGASPNMEGDKTGGINRLFKYFYALRLKTKALRARSKGTYYALKYALVAGVIALIVWL; the protein is encoded by the coding sequence ATCGTGAAATGGGTCTTCGTTTTCCTGTTCCTCGCCAGCGCGGTGTACGTGCACCTGCGCGGCCGCGTACGCCACCGTCTTGGCCGCCAATTGCTCGACCACTCGACCTTCATGGCGCCGATCAACGTGCTGATGTACGCCTGCTCGCGCGTGCCGACCACTGCCTTCCTGAGCCCGGACCAGCATTTCCCCGAGCTCGAACCGCTGCGCGCGCGCTGGCGCGACATCCGCACCGAAGCCCTGCATTTGCGCGCGATCCAGCAGATCAAGGCCGCCGACGGCTACAACGACGTCGGCTTCAACTCCTTCTTCCGCCGTGGCTGGAAGCGCTTCTACCTGAAGTGGTACGACGACGCGCACCCCTCGGCGGCCGAGCTGTGCCCGGTCACCACCGAGCTGCTGCGGCAGATACCGGGGGTCAAGGCGGCGATGTTCACCGAGCTGCCGCCCGGCGGCGAGCTGCGCCCGCATCGCGACCCCTATGCCGGCTCGCTGCGCCTGCACCTGGGCCTGGACACGCCCAACGACGACGCCTGCTTCATCGACGTCGACGGCACCCGCTACAGCTGGCGCGACGGCGAATGGACCATGTTCGACGAAACCTATATCCACTGGGCCCAGAACGGTTCCGAGCAGAACCGCATCATCCTGTTCTGCGACATCGAACGGCCGATGCGCTGGGGCTGGGCGCGCGGCCTGAACCGGTTCATCGCCAAGAACCTGATCGCCGCGGGCGCCTCGCCGAACATGGAAGGCGACAAGACCGGCGGCATCAACCGCCTGTTCAAGTATTTCTACGCCCTGCGCCTGAAGACCAAGGCCCTGCGGGCGCGCAGCAAGGGCACGTATTACGCGCTCAAGTACGCCCTGGTCGCCGGCGTCATCGCGCTGATCGTCTGGCTGTAA
- the ribD gene encoding bifunctional diaminohydroxyphosphoribosylaminopyrimidine deaminase/5-amino-6-(5-phosphoribosylamino)uracil reductase RibD — protein MTPAFTATDHVHMARALRLAEKGAYTTKPNPMVGCVIAHGDEVVGEGWHERAGEPHAEVHALRAAGERARGATAYVTLEPCAHTGRTGPCSEALIAAGVARVVAAMRDPFPQVDGAGFVKLQAAGIEVASGLMEAQARALNRGYLSRIERGRPWLRVKLATSIDGRSALASGESKWISGEASRLDVQHWRARAGAIVTGAGTVLADDPSLTVRLHDDTAFVAPLRVVLDPGLATVARGRVREGDAPTLYLHAPDAKPPRGFAAQHAAVPMHEGLIDLEAVLKLLAERGVNEIQLEAGATLAGAFLAGGWVDEVLLYVAPVLLGESARPLFDGLGIEAMKDKLRLDLVDVRRIGEDTRVLLQPRPPQ, from the coding sequence ATGACCCCAGCATTCACCGCCACCGATCACGTCCACATGGCCCGCGCGCTGCGCCTGGCCGAGAAGGGCGCCTACACCACCAAGCCCAACCCCATGGTCGGTTGCGTGATCGCCCACGGCGACGAAGTCGTCGGCGAGGGCTGGCACGAGCGCGCCGGCGAGCCGCATGCGGAAGTGCATGCGCTGCGCGCGGCTGGCGAGCGCGCACGCGGCGCGACCGCCTACGTGACCCTGGAGCCGTGCGCCCATACCGGACGCACCGGGCCGTGCAGCGAGGCCTTGATCGCGGCCGGCGTCGCCCGCGTGGTCGCGGCGATGCGCGACCCGTTCCCACAGGTCGACGGCGCCGGTTTCGTGAAACTGCAGGCGGCCGGCATCGAGGTCGCGAGCGGTTTGATGGAAGCGCAGGCGCGTGCGCTCAATCGCGGTTACCTGTCGCGCATCGAGCGCGGCCGGCCGTGGTTGCGGGTCAAGCTCGCGACCAGCATCGACGGGCGCAGCGCGCTCGCCAGCGGCGAATCCAAGTGGATCAGCGGCGAAGCCTCGCGCCTGGACGTGCAGCACTGGCGCGCGCGCGCCGGTGCGATCGTGACCGGTGCCGGCACCGTGCTCGCCGACGATCCCTCGCTGACCGTGCGCCTGCACGACGACACCGCCTTCGTCGCGCCGTTGCGGGTGGTGCTCGACCCGGGCCTGGCGACGGTCGCGCGCGGCCGCGTGCGCGAAGGCGATGCGCCGACCCTGTACCTGCATGCGCCCGACGCCAAGCCGCCGCGCGGTTTCGCCGCCCAGCACGCGGCGGTGCCGATGCACGAAGGCCTGATCGACCTGGAAGCGGTGCTCAAGCTGCTCGCCGAACGCGGCGTCAACGAGATCCAGCTCGAGGCCGGCGCGACCCTGGCCGGTGCCTTTCTGGCCGGCGGCTGGGTCGACGAGGTCTTGCTGTACGTCGCACCGGTGTTGCTCGGCGAAAGCGCACGCCCCTTGTTCGACGGGCTCGGCATCGAGGCGATGAAGGACAAGCTGCGTCTCGACCTGGTCGATGTGCGCCGTATCGGCGAGGACACCCGCGTGCTGTTGCAGCCGCGGCCGCCGCAATGA